A DNA window from Macadamia integrifolia cultivar HAES 741 chromosome 4, SCU_Mint_v3, whole genome shotgun sequence contains the following coding sequences:
- the LOC122075571 gene encoding pentatricopeptide repeat-containing protein At5g39980, chloroplastic encodes MMDRFSLSTTTVRLDSLSLSFSATCYSSSAPKALLFIRSANSSFFGSNLLASPSKKRKSCYRSRLVLPVTASSSPSSSVKDDWRRSNDNPPPPSSSSSSSSSSSSSSSSFRQRHYSYNRQKHHPQQRQPVYWDHSVDMDELLSSIRQTSNEHELYALMSPYKGRQLSLRFMVSLLSRESDWQRSLALFDWMMEVASYAPSVFAYNVVIRNVLRAKQWQLAPGLVDEMRQRSLSPDRFTYSTLITHFGKEGLFDSALSWLQQMEQDRVSGDLVLYSNLIELSRRLHDYSKAISLFSRLKRSGFSPDLVVYNSMINVFGKAKLFREARLLLQEMRSAGVPPDTVSYSTLLTTFVEHQRFIEALTIFSEMKDAKCPLDLTTCNIMIDVYGHLCMAKEADRLFWSMRKMEIEPNVVSYNTILSVYGEAELFGEAIHLFRLMQRKSIEQNVVTYNTMIKIYGKSLEHEKANNLVQEMQSRGIEPNAVTYSTIISIWGKGGKLDRAAVLFQKLRISGVEIDQVLYQTMIVAYERAGLVGHAKRLLHELKHPDNMPRETAISILAGAGRVEEATWVFRQASDAGELKDISVFGCMIDLLSRNRKYANVIEVFEKMRGAGFFPDSNVIAIVLNAYGKLREFEKAGAVYREMQEEGCVYSDEVHFQMLSLYGAQRDFKAVKTLFEKLDSDPNIHKKELHLVTANIYERANKLDDASQIINRISIDGN; translated from the coding sequence ATGATGGATAGGTTCTCTCTCTCGACCACAACAGTTCGTTTAGATTCCCTCTCCTTATCGTTCTCTGCCACTTGCTATTCGTCTTCAGCTCCAAAGGCGCTATTATTCATCAGAAGCGCCAATAGTTCCTTCTTTGGCAGTAACCTTCTAGCATCTCCCTCCAAGAAACGAAAGAGTTGCTACAGATCTCGCCTTGTTTTACCTGTGAcagcttcttcttccccctcctctTCAGTTAAAGATGATTGGAGAAGATCAAATGACAACCCTCCTCCTCCGTCATcttcgtcgtcgtcgtcgtcgtcgtcgtcgtcgtcgtcgtcatctTTCCGTCAAAGGCATTATAGTTATAATCGTCAAAAACACCACCCGCAACAACGGCAACCTGTATATTGGGATCACAGCGTCGACATGGATGAGCTCCTCTCATCTATTAGGCAGACATCTAACGAGCACGAACTTTACGCACTGATGTCTCCATACAAAGGAAGACAGCTCTCCCTCCGCTTCAtggtctctcttctctcccgcgaATCTGATTGGCAGCGTTCCCTTGCTCTTTTCGATTGGATGATGGAAGTGGCCTCCTATGCTCCCTCCGTCTTTGCCTACAACGTCGTCATTCGTAATGTTCTTCGCGCAAAGCAATGGCAACTTGCCCCGGGCCTGGTCGATGAAATGCGTCAGAGGTCCCTCTCGCCCGATCGTTTCACCTACTCTACCCTCATCACCCATTTCGGCAAGGAGGGCCTATTCGACTCTGCCCTCTCCTGGCTCCAGCAGATGGAGCAAGACCGTGTCTCTGGTGACCTTGTTTTATACAGTAACCTCATCGAGCTTTCACGCAGGCTCCACGACTACTCCAAggccatctctctcttctccaggTTGAAGCGCTCTGGCTTCTCCCCAGACCTTGTAGTATACAATTCCATGATCAATGTCTTCGGCAAGGCTAAGCTCTTCCGTGAAGCACGTCTCCTCCTTCAAGAGATGAGATCAGCTGGTGTTCCCCCCGATACAGTTAGCTATTCCACCCTTCTCACTACGTTCGTCGAGCACCAAAGATTCATTGAGGCTTTGACCATATTCTCTGAGATGAAAGATGCCAAGTGCCCTCTAGATCTTACCACTTGCAACATCATGATTGATGTTTATGGTCATCTTTGCATGGCTAAGGAAGCAGACCGCCTCTTCTGGAGCATGAGAAAAATGGAAATTGAGCCCAATGTGGTCAGTTACAATACCATCTTGAGTGTCTATGGAGAGGCTGAGCTCTTTGGAGAAGCCATCCACCTTTTCCGGTTGATGCAGAGGAAGAGTATTGAACAGAATGTGGTCACTTACAACACCATGATTAAGATCTATGGCAAGTCTCTGGAGCATGAGAAAGCCAACAATCTTGTCCAAGAGATGCAAAGTAGAGGGATTGAACCAAATGCTGTTACTTATTCCACAATAATCTCTATATGGGGAAAAGGTGGGAAATTGGATCGGGCAGCAGTGTTGTTCCAAAAGTTGAGGATTTCTGGAGTGGAGATTGATCAGGTCCTTTACCAGACGATGATTGTGGCTTATGAGAGGGCCGGTCTGGTTGGACATGCCAAGCGTCTGCTTCACGAGCTCAAGCATCCGGACAACATGCCCAGAGAGACGGCAATCTCAATACTCGCAGGAGCTGGTCGTGTTGAAGAGGCTACATGGGTCTTCCGTCAAGCTTCTGATGCCGGGGAGCTGAAGGATATATCTGTCTTTGGGTGCATGATTGATCTGCTTTCAAGGAATAGGAAGTATGCAAATGTGATTGAGGTCTTTGAGAAGATGAGAGGGGCAGGATTTTTTCCTGATTCAAATGTTATTGCTATTGTGCTGAATGCTTATGGGAAGCTGAGGGAATTTGAGAAAGCGGGTGCTGTTTATAGGGAAATGCAGGAAGAGGGTTGTGTTTACTCTGACGAAGTACACTTTCAAATGTTAAGTCTCTATGGTGCTCAAAGGGATTTTAAGGCTGTGAAGACACTGTTTGAGAAGCTTGACTCTGATCCCAACATTCACAAGAAAGAATTACATCTCGTCACTGCCAACATTTATGAGAGAGCAAATAAGCTGGATGATGCATCTCAAATTATTAACCGGATAAGCATAGATGGAAATTGA